The Herpetosiphonaceae bacterium genome contains a region encoding:
- a CDS encoding class I SAM-dependent methyltransferase, whose protein sequence is SLSLLSGRAFPLREELTLLRGLVQPRDGQMYMDVACSAGLYARALAVPGAIVVGVDHAWPMLHQARSLSRQRGQRISYIRASAQSLPIGDGVAAGVGMGGSLNEIGDQQAALREIQRVLQPGGRFFCMNLVEAQSRWGRIVQRVLVPGGVAFPPLPALDTWFERAGLGRLAQWRWRVVAITLLASHGNKGTNEQGNKGKKREQATGEQAV, encoded by the coding sequence TCTCGCTGAGCCTGCTCTCCGGTCGGGCTTTTCCGCTGCGGGAAGAGCTGACGCTCTTGCGCGGCCTGGTGCAGCCACGCGACGGCCAGATGTACATGGACGTGGCTTGCTCGGCGGGGCTGTACGCGCGTGCCCTGGCCGTGCCGGGCGCGATCGTTGTGGGCGTCGATCATGCGTGGCCGATGCTGCACCAGGCGCGCAGCCTGTCGCGACAGCGCGGGCAGCGGATCTCGTATATTCGCGCATCCGCGCAATCGCTGCCGATTGGCGATGGCGTTGCGGCGGGCGTGGGCATGGGCGGCTCGCTCAACGAGATCGGCGATCAGCAGGCGGCGCTGCGCGAGATTCAGCGGGTGCTCCAGCCCGGAGGCCGTTTCTTCTGCATGAATCTGGTGGAGGCGCAGAGCCGCTGGGGGCGGATCGTGCAGCGCGTCTTAGTCCCTGGCGGTGTTGCGTTTCCACCGCTGCCAGCGCTGGACACATGGTTCGAGCGGGCAGGCCTGGGGCGGCTGGCACAGTGGCGCTGGCGTGTCGTGGCGATCACGCTGCTGGCAAGTCATGGAAACAAAGGAACAAACGAACAAGGGAACAAGGGGAAGAAGCGAGAACAAGCCACAGGGGAGCAAGCCGTTTAA
- the sdhC gene encoding succinate dehydrogenase, cytochrome b556 subunit, translated as MNRTFADRYRGGVGMLAWLLHRLSGLALSAYLLLHIYDLRAAQRSAQAFDEALAVFQTPFWKVMDLLLVAAVLFHALNGIRLLAFDAGWGLRNQRQLFWIALAVTLGVLFFSAVMTFSHLPATAAAR; from the coding sequence GTGAATCGAACCTTTGCGGATCGCTACCGGGGCGGCGTGGGCATGCTGGCCTGGCTGCTGCATCGTTTGTCGGGGCTGGCGCTCAGTGCGTACCTGCTCCTGCACATTTACGATCTGCGGGCTGCCCAACGCAGCGCGCAAGCCTTCGACGAAGCGCTCGCTGTCTTCCAGACGCCCTTCTGGAAAGTGATGGATCTGCTGCTGGTAGCAGCGGTGCTCTTCCATGCGCTCAACGGTATCCGGCTGCTGGCCTTCGATGCGGGCTGGGGCCTGCGCAATCAGCGGCAGCTCTTCTGGATCGCGCTTGCCGTCACCCTTGGCGTGCTCTTCTTCTCGGCGGTCATGACGTTTTCTCACCTGCCCGCGACGGCAGCGGCTAGATAG
- a CDS encoding Yip1 family protein produces MNTSTSSLSEMINSSIVVLTRPSVSTFEQYERRGGMRDALIYVGVAAALAGIVGFIFNLIFTGVAAAIGGLIAGLLTTLLGFTVFAFVLYFVGKQQGGTGSQDEVFYTCALYTAPLLAITGIVSAIPGLNCLLLPVTLAAYVYQLYLGYLASRSSMNLGQTPAIIAVVAAILAQWVVGLIIAAIVITPFVINAATSGG; encoded by the coding sequence ATGAACACGTCCACGAGTTCGTTGTCGGAGATGATCAACAGCAGCATCGTCGTTCTCACCCGGCCCAGCGTTTCGACATTCGAGCAGTACGAACGGCGTGGCGGAATGCGCGACGCGCTGATCTATGTCGGCGTTGCCGCCGCGCTGGCCGGTATCGTCGGCTTCATCTTCAACCTCATTTTCACCGGCGTTGCGGCTGCTATCGGGGGGTTGATTGCAGGTCTGCTCACCACGCTCCTCGGATTTACCGTTTTTGCCTTCGTGCTGTACTTCGTCGGCAAGCAGCAGGGCGGCACCGGCTCGCAGGACGAGGTCTTCTACACCTGCGCGCTCTATACCGCGCCGCTGCTGGCAATCACCGGGATTGTATCGGCGATTCCCGGCCTCAACTGTCTGCTTCTGCCAGTGACCCTGGCGGCGTATGTGTACCAGCTTTACCTGGGCTATCTCGCGTCACGCTCCAGCATGAACCTCGGTCAAACCCCTGCGATCATCGCGGTTGTCGCCGCAATCTTGGCGCAGTGGGTCGTCGGCTTAATTATTGCTGCAATTGTGATCACGCCGTTCGTCATAAATGCTGCCACGAGCGGTGGTTAA
- the sdhA gene encoding succinate dehydrogenase flavoprotein subunit: MITHDVIIVGSGLAGMRCAVEIRRKAPQADIAIVSKIYPTRSHSGAAQGGIAAPLGNVRYDENQMPVPDSEENPQDNWQIHMYDTVKGADFIGDQDAIEILCREAAPTIYELEHMGVPFSRLPDGRIAQRPFGGHANPRACYAADRTGHALLHTLYGELVRYDIKVYPESYMLGLVVEDNICRGITVMDIRTGQIETIQAKATMFGTGGYGRAFKITSNAFSSTGDGITAAYRVGLPLEDMEFVQFHPTGLFSHGILLSEGARGEGGYLLNGLGERFMTRYAPGRMELAPRDVVSRAIYAEIEAGRGAGPNADYVLLDLRHLGKKKLDERLPQITELARDYLGIDPVTEPVPIQPTAHYSMGGIPTDADGRVVTTIDGQDTVIVGFFAAGECACASVHGANRLGTNSLLEATVFGRRTGQTIANFLLGEARDGRGLAPMPAYALKQAEDEVAELLSRRGSENHADIRKELQATMFGNAGVFRQPDKLTQQLGIINDLRERFQRISLDDRGRKYNTELVDVLELSHLLEFSECIVAGALAREESRGAHARRDFPKRDDAKWMKHTLAFRGADGRPQLTYKPVRYGPEGPRFQPEERKY, translated from the coding sequence GTGATTACCCATGATGTGATTATCGTCGGCAGCGGGCTGGCCGGGATGCGCTGTGCGGTTGAGATTCGGCGCAAGGCTCCCCAGGCCGACATCGCGATCGTCTCCAAGATCTACCCCACGCGCTCGCACTCCGGCGCGGCGCAGGGCGGCATCGCCGCGCCGCTCGGCAATGTGCGCTACGATGAAAACCAGATGCCCGTGCCGGACTCGGAGGAGAATCCGCAGGATAACTGGCAGATCCATATGTACGATACCGTCAAGGGCGCTGACTTTATCGGCGACCAGGACGCGATCGAGATTTTGTGCCGCGAGGCCGCGCCGACGATCTATGAGCTTGAGCATATGGGCGTGCCGTTCTCGCGCCTGCCGGATGGCCGGATCGCACAGCGGCCCTTCGGCGGTCACGCCAATCCCCGCGCCTGCTACGCCGCCGACCGCACGGGCCACGCGCTGCTGCACACGCTCTACGGCGAGCTGGTGCGCTACGACATCAAGGTCTATCCCGAATCGTATATGCTGGGGCTGGTCGTCGAGGATAACATCTGCCGTGGCATCACGGTGATGGATATTCGCACCGGGCAGATCGAGACGATCCAGGCCAAGGCGACGATGTTCGGCACCGGCGGCTACGGTCGCGCCTTCAAGATCACGTCGAACGCTTTTTCCTCCACGGGCGACGGCATTACCGCAGCCTACCGCGTCGGGCTGCCGCTCGAAGACATGGAGTTTGTGCAGTTCCACCCGACTGGCCTCTTTTCCCACGGCATCCTGCTGTCGGAGGGCGCGCGCGGCGAGGGCGGCTACCTGCTGAATGGCCTCGGCGAGCGCTTTATGACGCGCTACGCGCCCGGACGGATGGAGCTTGCGCCCCGCGATGTTGTCTCGCGCGCGATCTACGCTGAGATCGAGGCGGGTCGCGGCGCAGGGCCGAACGCCGACTATGTGCTGCTCGATCTGCGTCACCTGGGCAAGAAGAAGCTGGACGAGCGGCTGCCGCAGATCACCGAGCTGGCGCGCGATTACCTGGGTATCGATCCGGTGACGGAGCCGGTGCCGATCCAGCCGACCGCGCACTACTCGATGGGCGGCATTCCCACCGACGCCGATGGTCGCGTGGTGACGACGATCGACGGCCAGGATACGGTGATCGTGGGCTTCTTTGCGGCAGGCGAGTGCGCCTGCGCGTCGGTCCACGGCGCGAACCGGCTGGGCACTAACTCGCTGCTTGAGGCGACGGTCTTTGGTCGGCGCACGGGGCAGACGATCGCCAACTTCTTGCTCGGCGAGGCCAGGGACGGCAGGGGCCTCGCGCCGATGCCCGCGTATGCCTTGAAGCAGGCCGAGGATGAGGTCGCCGAGCTGCTGAGCCGTCGCGGCAGTGAGAACCACGCCGATATTCGCAAAGAGCTACAGGCGACGATGTTCGGCAACGCGGGTGTGTTCCGCCAGCCCGACAAGCTGACGCAGCAGCTTGGGATCATCAACGATCTGCGCGAGCGCTTCCAGCGCATCTCGCTCGACGACAGGGGCCGCAAGTACAACACCGAGCTGGTCGATGTGCTTGAGCTGTCGCATCTGCTTGAGTTTTCGGAGTGCATCGTCGCGGGAGCGCTGGCCCGTGAGGAGTCGCGGGGCGCTCATGCCCGCCGCGATTTCCCGAAGCGCGACGACGCCAAATGGATGAAGCATACGCTTGCGTTCCGTGGCGCGGATGGCCGCCCGCAGTTGACCTATAAGCCGGTGCGGTATGGCCCCGAAGGCCCGCGCTTCCAGCCGGAAGAACGGAAGTATTAG
- a CDS encoding extracellular solute-binding protein, whose amino-acid sequence MRRLTLLLRCVFLAALCLLPACAATTAQRQPVASPDPAVQQPTSVVRLTLWHSWSGAKLDALNNLARSYEQAHPDVRISLQAQPATDIIRAYSLSVADGSAPQIVLLMGRYVGELAERQYIAPLDDALSADALGDLLPQALDGTRFDDQLYGLPISFDTLALFYDRRQTDAPPTTFEQVLDLNASRRDQPAEQRPLSLGYYLSLETTLPYLNVFGGALLDDQRQPAFASQSREATLRWLEWLKSLQANEQVIASPDFSAVDAVMQQGRVLSAIDWLRRRSNYAQVWGADSVGIAPLPGLTPEAAPKALVLSEALCINTVISAEQRAAAQDFLRYMVERSSQEILWSRGQVLPVHRQVAVDDAMQPVMAAAGEAQPLMSDITAANLWRPLNDMLRSVMSNAATPGEAIATAGAALQKPTP is encoded by the coding sequence ATGAGACGCCTCACCCTGCTCCTGCGCTGCGTGTTTCTGGCGGCTCTTTGCCTGCTTCCGGCCTGTGCAGCTACAACCGCGCAGCGGCAGCCGGTGGCTTCGCCGGACCCTGCGGTGCAGCAGCCGACGTCTGTTGTCCGCCTGACGCTCTGGCATAGCTGGTCGGGGGCAAAGCTCGACGCGCTCAACAATCTTGCCCGCAGCTACGAGCAGGCCCATCCCGATGTGCGCATCAGCCTCCAAGCGCAGCCCGCCACAGATATTATCCGCGCCTACAGCCTGAGCGTCGCCGATGGATCAGCGCCGCAGATCGTGCTGCTCATGGGGCGGTATGTGGGCGAGCTGGCGGAGCGCCAGTATATCGCGCCGCTCGACGATGCGCTGAGCGCCGACGCGCTGGGCGACCTCCTGCCCCAGGCGCTCGACGGCACGCGCTTCGACGACCAACTGTATGGCCTGCCGATCAGCTTTGATACGCTGGCGCTGTTCTACGATCGGCGTCAGACCGACGCGCCGCCCACGACGTTCGAGCAGGTGCTTGATCTCAATGCGTCGCGGCGCGACCAACCGGCGGAGCAGCGACCGCTGAGCCTGGGCTACTACCTCTCACTGGAAACAACCTTGCCGTATCTCAATGTGTTCGGCGGCGCGCTGCTCGACGATCAGCGCCAGCCGGCCTTTGCCTCGCAGAGCAGGGAGGCCACGCTGCGCTGGCTGGAGTGGCTGAAGAGCTTGCAGGCGAACGAGCAGGTGATCGCGTCGCCGGACTTCAGCGCCGTCGATGCGGTGATGCAGCAGGGCCGTGTCCTGAGCGCGATCGACTGGCTGCGCCGCCGCTCGAACTACGCGCAGGTCTGGGGCGCGGACAGTGTGGGGATCGCGCCGCTGCCGGGCCTTACGCCTGAGGCGGCTCCCAAAGCGCTGGTGCTGTCGGAGGCGCTGTGCATCAACACGGTGATCTCGGCGGAGCAGCGGGCAGCCGCACAAGATTTTCTACGCTACATGGTCGAGCGCTCATCGCAGGAGATCCTCTGGAGCCGTGGTCAGGTCTTGCCGGTTCATCGGCAGGTGGCCGTCGATGATGCGATGCAGCCAGTCATGGCTGCCGCTGGCGAGGCCCAGCCCTTGATGAGCGACATAACCGCCGCGAACCTCTGGCGACCGCTTAACGATATGCTGCGGAGCGTGATGTCAAACGCGGCGACGCCCGGCGAAGCGATCGCTACGGCGGGCGCGGCGCTCCAAAAACCAACCCCCTAG
- a CDS encoding roadblock/LC7 domain-containing protein, whose protein sequence is MATRTDEMVRHLKALQMNTPDIEASAVVSVDGLIMASALPADVEEDRVSAMSAAMLSLGERISGELGRGTLDQVFVRGEEGYVILMAIGQDAVLTALAHSRAKLGMVFLDMKRTAQELSRFV, encoded by the coding sequence ATGGCTACACGAACCGATGAGATGGTCCGGCATCTCAAAGCGCTACAGATGAATACACCTGATATTGAAGCCTCGGCGGTCGTGAGCGTCGACGGTCTGATTATGGCATCGGCCTTGCCGGCGGATGTGGAGGAAGATCGCGTATCGGCGATGAGCGCGGCGATGCTATCGCTGGGCGAGCGAATCTCAGGCGAGTTGGGTCGCGGTACACTCGATCAGGTCTTCGTGCGTGGTGAAGAAGGCTATGTGATCTTGATGGCGATCGGGCAGGATGCCGTGTTGACGGCGCTGGCGCATAGCCGCGCGAAGCTGGGCATGGTCTTTCTGGATATGAAGCGTACGGCGCAGGAGCTCTCGCGCTTCGTCTGA
- a CDS encoding HEAT repeat domain-containing protein, producing the protein MATIATTLARLGDPRRQLQHKELRQLSDIGRDAQPDFLVAWRGIELARRREIAAALVALAEDNAEFDFRDVFSTLLSDADAEVRAAAVGGLWEDERLSTLRLLLPMLADDPDSAVRAEVALALGRFAYLASLEELPAREAAAVRRALFASASNLDQPDEVRRRSIESLGYFEGDDVTAVIGQAYTSGRRALKESALVAMGHSLDTRWLSVFEAELQSAEPALRYEAARASGEFGTEAEAMVPRLLLLAQGDDSEVAQAAIWALGQIGGEAARRLLQRLTDSDDPMIQEAAEEALAELMLGDDTLGFF; encoded by the coding sequence ATGGCAACGATTGCAACGACTCTCGCGCGGCTGGGCGATCCCCGCCGTCAACTGCAACATAAGGAGCTGCGGCAGCTCAGCGATATTGGCCGCGACGCACAGCCCGACTTTCTGGTCGCCTGGCGTGGCATCGAACTGGCTCGCCGCCGCGAGATCGCCGCCGCGCTGGTCGCGCTGGCCGAGGATAACGCCGAGTTCGATTTCCGCGATGTCTTCAGCACGCTCCTGTCCGACGCCGACGCCGAGGTGCGCGCTGCGGCGGTTGGTGGCCTGTGGGAGGACGAGCGTCTGAGCACGCTACGGCTGCTGCTGCCGATGCTGGCGGATGATCCCGACTCCGCCGTGCGGGCGGAGGTGGCGCTGGCGCTGGGCCGCTTTGCGTATCTGGCAAGTCTGGAAGAGCTGCCCGCCCGCGAAGCGGCGGCGGTGCGGCGCGCGCTGTTCGCCAGCGCGTCCAACCTCGATCAGCCCGACGAGGTGCGACGTAGGTCGATCGAAAGCCTGGGCTACTTCGAGGGCGATGACGTGACGGCGGTGATCGGGCAGGCGTACACCTCAGGGCGGCGCGCGCTGAAGGAGAGCGCGCTGGTGGCGATGGGCCATAGCCTTGATACGCGCTGGCTGTCGGTGTTCGAGGCAGAGCTGCAAAGCGCCGAGCCTGCGCTGCGCTACGAGGCGGCGCGTGCCAGCGGCGAGTTTGGCACAGAGGCCGAGGCGATGGTGCCGCGTCTGCTGCTGCTGGCGCAGGGTGACGATAGCGAAGTGGCGCAGGCGGCGATCTGGGCGCTGGGCCAGATCGGCGGCGAGGCCGCGCGGCGGCTGCTGCAACGGCTGACCGACAGCGACGATCCGATGATTCAGGAGGCGGCTGAAGAGGCGCTGGCCGAGCTGATGCTGGGCGATGATACGCTGGGCTTTTTCTAG
- a CDS encoding SIMPL domain-containing protein, with product MNMRLSTLVAAFALAMLAVVIGALVAVWSRPQSIVAATSTSPVRQITVVGKGEAKATPDKASVQLGVQTEAETARQALTDNNGKMQALIDKLKELGVAEKDIQTSNISIYPRYDDKGRDVLGYQVSNTVTVTIRNISQTGELLDKVVDAGANSVMGIAFTIDQPSAVEQQARDAAIKDARARAEAMAQATSANLGQVLSITENIGATPPPVYPMAERSAMAADAAAVPIQSGEQTINAQVQITYELR from the coding sequence ATGAATATGCGCTTATCGACACTTGTCGCCGCGTTTGCGCTTGCGATGCTCGCCGTTGTGATTGGCGCACTCGTCGCGGTGTGGAGCCGCCCCCAATCGATCGTGGCGGCTACCAGCACTTCCCCGGTACGGCAGATCACCGTCGTTGGCAAGGGCGAGGCCAAGGCCACTCCCGACAAAGCCAGCGTCCAGCTTGGCGTTCAAACCGAGGCCGAAACCGCCCGCCAGGCACTCACCGACAATAACGGCAAAATGCAGGCGCTGATCGACAAGCTCAAAGAGCTGGGCGTCGCCGAAAAAGACATCCAGACCAGCAACATCAGCATCTATCCCCGCTACGACGACAAAGGCCGCGATGTGCTGGGCTATCAGGTCAGCAACACCGTCACCGTCACCATTCGCAACATCAGCCAGACCGGCGAGCTGCTCGACAAGGTTGTAGATGCCGGGGCGAATAGCGTGATGGGCATCGCGTTCACCATCGATCAGCCGAGCGCCGTCGAGCAGCAGGCGCGCGACGCCGCGATCAAAGATGCGCGGGCGCGGGCCGAGGCGATGGCGCAGGCGACCAGCGCCAACCTTGGACAGGTGCTTAGCATCACCGAGAACATCGGCGCGACACCGCCGCCGGTCTACCCAATGGCGGAGCGCTCCGCGATGGCTGCCGATGCCGCAGCGGTCCCGATCCAGTCTGGCGAGCAGACGATCAACGCGCAGGTCCAGATCACCTATGAGCTGAGGTAA
- a CDS encoding PIG-L family deacetylase, with protein MLIESLTAARGYEHVYIAPHLDDAVLSCGGRIALQVDGGQPVLVVTICAGRPAASAELSPFAQYLHSAWALGDDPVGLRREEDRRALASLGCAGLHLGELDAPYRVADYGARDAVFGTPVTGDPLAEALEPILTQLHAQQPQARLYMPLGVGQHVDHQLVCAAGLMLHEQGADVVWYEDAPYAARQPHALTERLAALSEQFVPEAIAIDAALERKLAAIRAYRSQLAELFGAVGMEQVMTAYAATVGDGQHRFGERIWRREQPQR; from the coding sequence ATGTTGATCGAATCGCTAACCGCCGCTCGTGGCTACGAGCATGTGTATATCGCGCCGCATCTTGACGATGCGGTGCTATCATGTGGCGGCAGGATCGCGCTCCAGGTCGACGGGGGCCAGCCCGTGCTGGTCGTCACGATCTGCGCCGGTCGTCCAGCAGCGAGCGCCGAACTCTCGCCATTCGCGCAGTATCTCCACTCGGCCTGGGCGCTCGGCGACGATCCGGTCGGGCTGCGTCGCGAAGAGGATCGGCGGGCGCTGGCGAGCCTGGGCTGCGCTGGCCTGCATCTCGGTGAGCTGGACGCGCCGTACCGCGTGGCGGACTATGGCGCGCGCGATGCGGTCTTTGGCACGCCGGTCACGGGCGATCCGCTGGCCGAGGCGCTAGAGCCGATCCTGACGCAGCTTCACGCACAGCAGCCACAGGCGCGGCTCTACATGCCGCTGGGCGTCGGCCAGCATGTCGATCATCAACTGGTCTGCGCCGCCGGTCTGATGCTCCACGAGCAGGGCGCTGATGTCGTCTGGTACGAAGACGCGCCCTATGCCGCCAGGCAGCCGCACGCGCTGACGGAGCGCCTAGCAGCGCTATCCGAGCAGTTCGTGCCTGAGGCGATCGCGATCGATGCGGCACTGGAGCGCAAGCTGGCGGCGATCCGCGCCTACCGCTCACAGCTTGCCGAGCTGTTCGGCGCTGTGGGGATGGAGCAGGTGATGACCGCCTACGCCGCCACCGTGGGCGATGGGCAGCATAGATTCGGCGAGCGGATCTGGCGACGCGAGCAGCCGCAGCGCTGA
- a CDS encoding succinate dehydrogenase iron-sulfur subunit: MEVRFRVHRFDPEVDVTPRYQVYTVDVEGDMTVLDALHQIKWYQDGTVTFRRSCRSAICGSCGMLINGRNRLACNTRVGDLNSPEVSVSPLPGFPVLRDLVVDWDPFFAKDAAMMPYLINDTPAPQKERRQSPEEYEQIDNATLCIMCGCCSSACPIVWSNGEYYGPAALTRLYRFVFDTRDTATQERLALAGSEEGAWRCHTIFNCTTDCPKGVLNTQNIQALKRKVMLKNLGFGGTRIAFELPPPKPKPLSDATAAAHGDYGAGHHRH; encoded by the coding sequence ATGGAAGTTCGATTTCGCGTGCATCGCTTCGATCCTGAGGTGGACGTGACGCCGCGCTATCAGGTATACACGGTCGATGTCGAGGGCGACATGACGGTCCTCGATGCGCTGCATCAGATCAAGTGGTACCAGGATGGCACAGTCACGTTTCGGCGCTCGTGCCGCTCCGCGATCTGCGGCTCGTGCGGCATGCTGATCAACGGGCGCAATCGTCTGGCCTGCAATACTCGTGTCGGCGATCTGAACTCGCCCGAAGTCTCGGTTAGCCCGCTGCCGGGCTTTCCGGTGCTGCGCGATCTGGTAGTAGACTGGGACCCGTTCTTTGCCAAGGACGCGGCGATGATGCCGTATCTGATCAACGACACGCCAGCGCCACAGAAGGAGCGCCGCCAGTCGCCGGAGGAGTACGAGCAGATCGACAATGCGACGCTGTGTATCATGTGCGGCTGCTGCTCGTCGGCCTGTCCGATCGTCTGGAGCAACGGCGAGTACTACGGCCCGGCGGCGCTGACGCGGCTCTACCGCTTCGTCTTTGATACGCGCGATACCGCAACCCAGGAGCGGCTGGCGCTGGCAGGCTCCGAGGAAGGTGCCTGGCGCTGCCATACGATCTTCAACTGCACCACAGACTGTCCCAAGGGGGTGCTCAATACCCAGAATATCCAGGCGCTCAAGCGCAAAGTGATGCTCAAGAACCTGGGCTTTGGCGGCACGCGGATCGCGTTCGAGCTACCGCCGCCCAAGCCGAAGCCGCTGTCCGACGCGACCGCCGCCGCGCACGGCGATTATGGAGCCGGGCATCACCGGCACTAG
- the accC gene encoding acetyl-CoA carboxylase biotin carboxylase subunit: MFSTVLIANRGEIALRVMRACKELGLRTVAVYSEADRDALHVRYADDAYLIGPPPATESYLQIETIISVARRAGAGAIHPGYGFLAENAHFARACREAGLVFIGPTPEAMDRMGGKVPARNEAIAADVPIVPGTTEPVETAHEVQRLGESFGYPIAIKASAGGGGRGLKVVTQPGEVQAAFESARREAAAYFKNDEVYVEKYITDPRHIEIQILGDTHGNVLYLGERDCSIQRRHQKLVEESPSPAITPDIRAAMGAAAVRLAQRVGYTGAGTLEFLFEDGQFYFLEMNTRIQVEHTVTEQVTGIDLVKWQIAVAQGARLPWTQDEIELRGHAIECRINAEDPADGFRPSLGLISEYREPHGFGVRVDSGYTEGVAIPQFYDSLVAKLVTWGQDRAEAIARMRRALDDFTIGGVRTTIPFHRQVMQHPAFERGAATVRFIGQHIAEADLKALAQPQGPVMADDGAATASSTRTFDVEVNGRRFQVRVAQPDLPAGASGNGASAAARPRRGAPAKKQAHAADPNAVLSPIQGTVVAVRAQPGMQVEAGHVLFVVEAMKMENEITAPRAGTIKEVRVAERAAVQAGETLATLE; this comes from the coding sequence TTGTTTTCAACTGTCCTTATCGCCAATCGCGGTGAGATTGCATTACGGGTGATGCGCGCGTGTAAGGAGCTTGGCCTGCGGACCGTCGCGGTCTACTCCGAGGCCGACCGGGACGCGCTCCATGTGCGCTACGCCGACGATGCGTATCTGATCGGGCCGCCCCCGGCCACCGAGAGCTACCTCCAGATCGAGACGATCATCAGCGTCGCCAGGCGCGCGGGCGCAGGCGCGATTCATCCGGGCTACGGCTTTCTGGCCGAAAATGCCCACTTCGCGCGCGCCTGCCGCGAGGCCGGGCTGGTCTTTATCGGGCCGACGCCGGAGGCAATGGATCGCATGGGCGGCAAAGTGCCCGCGCGCAACGAGGCGATCGCGGCAGATGTGCCGATCGTGCCCGGCACGACGGAGCCGGTCGAAACGGCGCACGAGGTGCAGCGGCTCGGCGAGTCGTTTGGCTACCCGATCGCGATCAAAGCCAGCGCCGGAGGCGGAGGTCGTGGCCTCAAAGTGGTGACGCAGCCCGGCGAGGTGCAGGCGGCGTTCGAGAGCGCCAGGCGCGAGGCGGCGGCGTACTTCAAAAACGACGAGGTCTATGTCGAGAAATACATCACCGATCCGCGTCACATCGAGATCCAGATTCTCGGCGACACGCACGGCAACGTGCTCTATCTGGGCGAGCGCGATTGCTCGATCCAGCGACGGCACCAGAAGCTCGTCGAGGAAAGCCCGTCGCCCGCGATCACGCCCGACATTCGCGCCGCGATGGGCGCGGCAGCGGTGCGGCTGGCGCAGCGCGTGGGCTATACCGGCGCGGGCACGCTAGAGTTTCTCTTCGAGGATGGGCAGTTCTACTTTCTGGAGATGAACACGCGCATCCAGGTCGAGCATACCGTCACCGAGCAGGTGACGGGGATCGATCTGGTGAAGTGGCAGATCGCGGTGGCGCAGGGCGCGCGCCTGCCGTGGACCCAGGACGAGATCGAGCTGCGCGGCCATGCGATCGAGTGCCGGATCAACGCCGAAGATCCCGCCGATGGCTTCCGTCCATCGCTGGGGCTGATCAGCGAGTACCGCGAGCCGCACGGCTTCGGTGTGCGCGTGGATAGCGGCTACACCGAAGGTGTGGCGATCCCGCAGTTCTATGACTCGCTGGTTGCAAAGCTGGTGACGTGGGGCCAGGATCGCGCCGAGGCGATTGCCCGCATGCGCCGCGCGCTGGACGATTTCACGATCGGCGGCGTGCGCACGACGATCCCCTTCCACCGGCAGGTAATGCAGCACCCGGCCTTCGAGCGCGGCGCGGCGACGGTTCGCTTCATCGGGCAGCATATCGCCGAGGCCGATCTCAAGGCGCTGGCGCAGCCGCAAGGGCCGGTCATGGCCGACGATGGAGCGGCGACGGCCAGCAGCACGCGGACATTCGACGTGGAGGTCAACGGACGCCGCTTCCAGGTGCGCGTGGCGCAGCCCGATCTTCCAGCCGGAGCCTCCGGCAACGGCGCGTCCGCTGCGGCGCGTCCCCGCCGTGGAGCGCCAGCCAAGAAGCAAGCTCACGCCGCCGATCCGAACGCCGTGCTCAGCCCGATTCAAGGGACGGTCGTGGCCGTTCGCGCGCAGCCGGGCATGCAGGTCGAGGCTGGGCATGTTCTCTTTGTCGTCGAGGCGATGAAGATGGAAAACGAGATCACCGCGCCGCGCGCCGGGACGATCAAAGAGGTGCGCGTAGCGGAGCGCGCGGCGGTACAGGCCGGTGAGACGCTGGCGACGCTCGAATAA